A genomic segment from Actinoplanes sichuanensis encodes:
- the alr gene encoding alanine racemase, which yields MWQAEVRVDLDAIRDNVAMLRARTSAEVLVAVKADGYGHGLVPAGRAALAGGATWLGVATLDEALTLRRAGVEAPVLAWLLSPGLPLHEGVEAGVDLGAATTGLVDELVSAARRAGRPARVHLKLDTGLARGGAGRADWPALLEAAAKAQADGDLEAVGVWSHFACADEPGHESIDRQLAAFHEGLALAATYGITPRYRHIANSAATLTRPDTHFDLVRAGIAAYGLSPVAGETYGLRPAMTARARVTLAKRVPAGQGVSYGLTYSTSRATTLAVVPLGYGDGVPRHASSAGPVRVGGTTARIAGRVCMDQFVVDVGDEPVVPGDVAILFGPGDDGEPTADDWAAATGTINYEIVTRFGSSRVPRHYVGEVAR from the coding sequence ATGTGGCAGGCCGAAGTCCGTGTCGATCTGGACGCGATCCGGGACAACGTCGCGATGCTGCGCGCCCGCACCTCCGCCGAGGTGCTGGTGGCGGTCAAGGCCGACGGCTACGGTCACGGCCTGGTGCCGGCCGGTCGGGCCGCGCTGGCCGGCGGCGCCACCTGGCTCGGCGTCGCCACTCTCGACGAGGCGCTCACGCTGCGCCGGGCCGGTGTCGAGGCACCGGTCCTGGCCTGGTTGCTCAGCCCCGGCCTGCCGTTGCACGAGGGGGTCGAGGCCGGCGTCGATCTGGGCGCCGCGACCACCGGCCTGGTCGACGAGCTGGTGTCGGCCGCCCGCCGGGCCGGGCGTCCGGCCCGCGTGCATCTGAAACTCGACACCGGCCTGGCCCGTGGCGGCGCCGGCCGGGCCGACTGGCCGGCCCTGCTGGAGGCGGCGGCCAAGGCCCAGGCCGACGGTGACCTCGAGGCGGTCGGGGTGTGGAGCCACTTCGCCTGCGCCGACGAGCCCGGTCACGAGTCGATCGACAGGCAGTTGGCCGCGTTCCACGAGGGGTTGGCCCTGGCCGCGACCTACGGCATCACACCGCGCTATCGCCACATCGCCAACTCGGCGGCCACACTGACCCGGCCCGACACACATTTCGACCTGGTCCGGGCCGGGATCGCGGCCTACGGTCTGTCGCCGGTCGCGGGGGAGACCTACGGGTTGCGGCCGGCCATGACGGCCCGGGCCCGGGTGACCCTGGCCAAGCGGGTTCCGGCCGGTCAGGGTGTGTCCTACGGGCTGACCTACTCGACTTCGCGGGCGACCACACTGGCCGTGGTCCCGCTCGGCTACGGCGACGGTGTGCCCCGGCACGCGTCGAGCGCCGGTCCGGTGCGAGTCGGCGGCACGACGGCCCGGATCGCCGGGCGGGTCTGCATGGATCAGTTCGTCGTCGACGTCGGTGACGAGCCGGTGGTGCCGGGTGACGTGGCGATCCTGTTCGGCCCGGGTGACGACGGTGAGCCCACCGCCGACGACTGGGCGGCCGCCACCGGCACCATCAACTACGAGATCGTCACCAGGTTCGGCAGCAGCCGCGTGCCACGCCACTATGTCGGGGAGGTCGCCCGGTGA
- a CDS encoding NAD(P)H-hydrate dehydratase produces MRQAWRVSDVRAAEKNLMATLPEGTLMQRAAAGLARRCALLLEKTGGVYGARVLLLVGSGDNGGDTLYAGAALAKRGAQVRALLLTPGRVHLAGLAALRQAGGFTTRDLPARADLVLDGIVGIGAGGGLRSEAAAIVREIGGLRGRTGDRAVVVAVDVPSGVTVDTGDVPGEAVTADVTVTFGCLKPAHVLGPATVRCGQVDLVDIGLGPALTGDPAVRVPDAADIAAWWPRPDATSDKYSRGVVGLATGSAFYPGAALLSTAGALAGPSGMVRYAGSAHREVVRAHPSVVVADRVADAGRVQAWVCGSGLGSGDEARTELRSVLATSLPVLLDADAINLLVGGEHADDLRRDAPLVLTPHDGEFKRLAGEAPAADRAGAAARLAVWTNAVVLLKGDRTIVATPSGEIWANPTGSPALATAGSGDVLAGLLGSLLAAGLPAARAAVAAAYVHGLAGRRAAEDGPVTASDVAAALRPVLADLSAHPA; encoded by the coding sequence TTGCGCCAGGCATGGCGGGTCAGCGATGTGCGGGCGGCCGAGAAGAACCTGATGGCGACCCTGCCCGAGGGCACCCTCATGCAACGGGCGGCCGCCGGTCTGGCCCGGCGCTGCGCCCTGCTGTTGGAGAAGACCGGCGGGGTGTACGGAGCACGCGTCCTGCTGCTGGTCGGAAGCGGTGACAACGGCGGCGACACGCTCTACGCCGGAGCCGCGCTGGCGAAGCGGGGCGCCCAGGTCCGGGCCCTGCTCCTGACCCCGGGGCGGGTGCACCTGGCCGGCCTGGCCGCGCTGCGCCAGGCGGGCGGCTTCACCACTCGTGACCTGCCGGCCCGGGCTGACCTGGTGCTGGACGGCATCGTCGGGATCGGGGCCGGCGGCGGGCTGCGGTCCGAGGCGGCGGCGATCGTGCGGGAGATCGGCGGCCTCCGGGGCCGGACCGGTGACCGGGCCGTGGTGGTGGCCGTCGACGTCCCGAGCGGTGTGACCGTGGACACCGGCGACGTGCCGGGCGAGGCGGTGACCGCCGACGTCACGGTGACCTTCGGCTGCCTCAAGCCGGCCCATGTGCTCGGCCCGGCCACGGTCCGCTGCGGTCAGGTGGACCTGGTGGACATCGGCCTCGGCCCGGCGCTGACCGGGGACCCGGCGGTGCGGGTGCCGGACGCCGCCGACATCGCCGCCTGGTGGCCCCGGCCCGACGCCACCTCGGACAAGTACAGCCGCGGCGTGGTCGGCCTGGCCACCGGCTCGGCGTTCTACCCCGGCGCGGCCCTGCTCTCCACCGCGGGCGCGTTGGCCGGCCCGTCCGGCATGGTGCGGTACGCGGGCAGTGCGCACCGTGAGGTGGTCCGCGCGCACCCGTCGGTGGTGGTCGCGGACCGGGTCGCCGACGCCGGTCGGGTGCAGGCCTGGGTCTGCGGCTCCGGGCTCGGCTCCGGTGACGAGGCCCGCACCGAGCTGCGCAGTGTCCTCGCCACCTCGTTGCCGGTGCTGCTGGACGCGGATGCGATCAACCTGCTGGTCGGGGGTGAGCACGCCGACGACCTGCGGCGGGACGCTCCGCTGGTGCTCACCCCGCACGACGGCGAGTTCAAGCGGCTGGCCGGGGAGGCGCCAGCCGCGGACCGGGCCGGTGCGGCCGCGCGACTGGCCGTCTGGACCAACGCCGTGGTGCTCCTCAAGGGCGACCGGACCATCGTGGCCACCCCGTCCGGGGAGATCTGGGCCAATCCCACCGGTAGCCCGGCGCTCGCCACGGCCGGGAGCGGGGACGTGCTGGCCGGGCTGCTCGGGTCGCTGCTGGCGGCCGGGCTGCCGGCGGCTCGGGCCGCGGTCGCCGCCGCCTACGTGCACGGGCTGGCCGGTCGCCGGGCCGCCGAGGACGGGCCGGTCACGGCGTCGGACGTGGCCGCCGCGCTGCGTCCGGTGCTGGCCGATCTGTCGGCTCACCCGGCCTGA
- the tsaD gene encoding tRNA (adenosine(37)-N6)-threonylcarbamoyltransferase complex transferase subunit TsaD translates to MRDEPLVLGIETSCDETGVGIVRGHTLLADALASSVDQHARFGGVVPEVASRAHLEALVPTMQRALDEAGVTLADVDAIAVTSGPGLAGALLVGVAAAKGYALAAEKPIYGVNHLAAHVAVDTLEHGPLPEPAVAMLVSGGHSSLLLVDDLTAGVTPLGATIDDAAGEAFDKVARLLGLGFPGGPIIDRSARDGDPASIVFPRGLTAAKDLVAHRFDFSFSGLKTAVARWVEARERAGEPVPVADVSASFQEAVCDVLTAKAIDACLSNGVQTLVIGGGVAANSRLRVLAEERAAKHGIAVRVPRPGLCTDNGAMVAALGSHLVKAGVAPSRLDLPADSSMGLTEVSVPG, encoded by the coding sequence ATGCGTGACGAACCCCTGGTCCTCGGGATCGAGACCTCCTGCGACGAGACGGGTGTCGGCATCGTGCGCGGGCACACCCTGCTCGCTGACGCGCTGGCGTCCAGCGTGGATCAGCATGCCCGGTTCGGTGGGGTGGTGCCCGAGGTGGCCAGCCGTGCGCACCTGGAGGCGCTGGTCCCGACCATGCAGCGGGCGCTGGACGAGGCCGGGGTGACCCTGGCCGACGTCGACGCGATCGCCGTGACGAGCGGTCCCGGCCTGGCCGGTGCGCTACTGGTCGGGGTGGCCGCGGCGAAGGGGTATGCGCTGGCCGCCGAGAAGCCGATCTACGGCGTCAACCACCTGGCCGCGCACGTGGCGGTGGACACCCTGGAGCACGGGCCGCTGCCCGAGCCGGCGGTGGCGATGCTGGTCTCCGGCGGCCATTCGTCGCTGCTGCTGGTCGACGACCTGACGGCGGGGGTGACGCCGCTCGGCGCGACCATCGACGACGCGGCCGGTGAGGCGTTCGACAAGGTGGCCCGGCTGCTCGGGCTGGGTTTCCCGGGCGGGCCGATCATCGACCGGTCGGCGCGCGACGGCGACCCCGCGTCGATCGTCTTCCCGCGCGGGTTGACGGCGGCGAAAGACCTGGTGGCGCACCGGTTCGACTTCTCCTTCTCGGGGCTGAAGACAGCGGTGGCCCGCTGGGTGGAGGCGCGCGAGCGAGCGGGCGAGCCGGTTCCGGTGGCCGATGTGTCGGCGAGTTTCCAGGAGGCGGTCTGTGACGTGCTGACCGCGAAAGCGATCGACGCGTGCCTGTCGAACGGAGTGCAGACCCTGGTCATCGGTGGTGGGGTGGCGGCCAACTCGCGGCTGCGGGTGCTGGCCGAGGAGCGGGCCGCGAAACACGGGATCGCGGTGCGCGTACCCCGGCCGGGTCTGTGCACCGACAACGGCGCCATGGTGGCCGCGCTCGGCTCGCACCTGGTGAAAGCCGGCGTGGCACCGAGTCGTCTCGATCTGCCGGCGGATTCGTCCATGGGTTTGACCGAGGTCAGTGTCCCGGGGTAG
- a CDS encoding holo-ACP synthase: protein MIVSVGIDVVLVERFARALDRTPLLADRLFTEAERLTRSGNPRSAESLAARFAAKEAVAKALGAPVGMRWHDCEIVTDPDGRPWLTVSGTVAAAATERGIGRWHLSLSHDGGIASAMVVAEAGSE, encoded by the coding sequence GTGATCGTGTCTGTCGGCATCGACGTCGTCCTGGTGGAACGCTTCGCCCGTGCGCTGGACCGGACCCCGCTGCTCGCGGACCGGCTCTTCACCGAGGCCGAGCGGCTGACCAGGTCCGGGAACCCGAGGTCGGCCGAGTCGCTGGCGGCCCGGTTCGCGGCCAAGGAGGCGGTCGCCAAGGCGCTCGGCGCACCCGTCGGCATGCGCTGGCACGACTGCGAGATCGTCACCGATCCGGACGGCCGGCCGTGGTTGACCGTCTCCGGTACGGTCGCCGCCGCAGCGACCGAGCGTGGCATCGGTCGATGGCATCTGTCCTTGTCACACGACGGCGGGATCGCCTCGGCGATGGTGGTCGCCGAGGCGGGCAGCGAGTGA
- the tsaB gene encoding tRNA (adenosine(37)-N6)-threonylcarbamoyltransferase complex dimerization subunit type 1 TsaB, with amino-acid sequence MLVLALDTATPASTAALVEVTPDVLSGIAERRTVDPRAHGERLAPEIAAVLADAGLRPRDLTAIVAGLGPGPFTGLRVGLATAASMGQALGVPTYGVCSLDGLGRAAGPGRVLIATDARRREVYFATYADGERVTGPEVAKPADVAGLLHGAVGGSLPSGLLVGAGEAAGGPARGGDDAGASVAGLVDRAAGEGALKYGDLFGVPVEEHLLYPPGAALVALAADRIREAAPSEILTPLYLRRPDAVEPSARKPVLT; translated from the coding sequence GTGCTGGTACTGGCCTTGGACACCGCAACTCCCGCGTCGACGGCGGCGCTCGTCGAGGTGACCCCGGACGTGTTGTCCGGGATCGCCGAGCGCCGCACCGTCGATCCACGCGCGCACGGGGAGCGCCTGGCCCCGGAGATCGCCGCCGTGCTGGCCGATGCCGGGCTGCGTCCACGTGACCTCACCGCGATCGTGGCCGGGCTCGGACCGGGGCCGTTCACCGGTCTCCGGGTCGGGCTGGCCACCGCGGCGAGCATGGGGCAGGCGCTGGGCGTCCCGACCTACGGGGTGTGTTCGCTGGACGGTCTGGGTCGGGCCGCCGGTCCGGGTCGGGTGCTGATCGCCACCGATGCGCGGCGGCGTGAGGTGTATTTCGCGACGTATGCCGACGGGGAGCGGGTGACCGGCCCCGAGGTGGCGAAACCGGCCGATGTGGCGGGCCTGCTGCACGGCGCGGTGGGCGGGTCCCTCCCGTCGGGGCTGCTGGTCGGCGCGGGGGAAGCGGCAGGTGGGCCGGCCCGCGGCGGGGACGATGCGGGAGCCTCGGTGGCCGGGCTCGTTGATCGGGCCGCGGGCGAGGGTGCCTTGAAATACGGGGACCTGTTCGGCGTACCGGTCGAGGAGCATCTGCTGTATCCGCCGGGCGCCGCGCTGGTCGCGTTGGCGGCCGATCGCATTCGCGAGGCCGCGCCGAGCGAGATCCTGACGCCGTTGTATCTGCGGCGGCCGGACGCGGTCGAGCCCTCGGCCCGCAAGCCGGTGCTGACGTGA
- the rimI gene encoding ribosomal protein S18-alanine N-acetyltransferase, whose product MGDVSDGGGQPAALIERFRWWHIEEVLPIEEDLFGPEKWSAAMFWNELATGQFYLAALDGQEVVGYAGLSVVDEHESWVQNIAVRRDAQRHGLGRRLLEALLAEAARRGTRKTLLEVAVDNAPAQRLYASHDFEPVGIRRGYYQPSNTDALVMMRDA is encoded by the coding sequence ATCGGCGACGTCTCCGACGGCGGCGGGCAGCCGGCGGCGCTGATCGAGCGGTTCCGGTGGTGGCACATCGAAGAGGTGCTGCCGATCGAGGAGGATCTCTTCGGGCCGGAGAAATGGTCCGCCGCGATGTTCTGGAACGAGTTGGCGACCGGCCAGTTTTATTTGGCGGCGCTCGACGGTCAAGAGGTCGTCGGATATGCCGGACTGTCCGTCGTGGACGAGCACGAGTCCTGGGTGCAGAACATCGCGGTCCGGCGCGACGCCCAGCGGCACGGCCTCGGCCGGCGGCTGCTGGAGGCGCTGCTCGCCGAGGCGGCCCGGCGCGGCACCCGCAAGACGCTGCTCGAGGTGGCCGTCGACAACGCGCCGGCGCAGCGCCTCTACGCGAGTCATGACTTCGAGCCGGTCGGCATCCGGCGCGGCTACTACCAACCCAGCAACACGGACGCCCTGGTGATGATGCGCGATGCGTGA
- the tsaE gene encoding tRNA (adenosine(37)-N6)-threonylcarbamoyltransferase complex ATPase subunit type 1 TsaE — protein MKLATVEDTREFGRRLAGLLRPGDLVLLTGPLGAGKTALTQGIGAGLGVQGPITSPTFVIARVHRGPVPLVHADAYRLGDRPDPRAEIDDLDLDASADDAVTVVEWGVGLVEQLNDEYLQVRLDRLDDDTRTVELLPHGGDWAHRLETM, from the coding sequence GTGAAGCTGGCGACCGTCGAGGACACCCGTGAGTTCGGGCGGCGGCTGGCCGGTCTACTCCGGCCCGGCGACCTGGTGCTGCTCACCGGTCCGCTGGGGGCCGGTAAGACGGCCCTGACCCAGGGCATCGGCGCCGGGCTCGGCGTGCAGGGCCCGATCACCTCACCGACCTTCGTGATCGCCCGGGTGCACCGCGGCCCGGTGCCGCTGGTGCATGCCGACGCGTATCGGCTGGGCGACCGCCCGGACCCGCGCGCCGAGATCGACGACCTGGACCTGGACGCCTCGGCCGACGACGCGGTCACCGTCGTCGAGTGGGGCGTGGGCTTGGTCGAGCAGCTCAACGACGAATACCTGCAGGTCCGGCTGGACCGGCTGGACGACGACACCCGCACTGTCGAACTGTTGCCGCACGGCGGCGACTGGGCACACCGACTGGAGACCATGTGA
- the glmS gene encoding glutamine--fructose-6-phosphate transaminase (isomerizing): MTDERKSVRLPVMCGIVGYVGNRPALSIVIDGLRRLEYRGYDSAGVAIVDGGLLKTEKKAGKLANLEKALAERSGDGIEAGVTGIGHTRWATHGGPTDRNAHPHVSVDGRVAVIHNGIIENFARLRVELEATGVEFRSDTDTECAAHLLAAEMRKLRESGAEDGPAMLAEGMRRVANRLEGAFTLLAVDVDVPDAVVAARRNSPLVVGRGNGENFLASDVSAFIEHTREAIELGQDQVVLITPAGIEITGFDGSPAIGTEFHIDWDASAAEKGGYEYFMLKEIAEQPQAIAETLIGRLSERGEIILDEVRLTDQDLRDVDKVFIVACGTAYHAGMVAKYAIEHWVRIPCEVELASEFRYRDPILDRSTLVIAISQSGETMDTLMAIRHAKEQKARVLAICNTNGSTIPRESDAVLYTHGGPEIAVASTKAFLTMLVACYLIGLHLAQIRGVMYADEVAAVVSRLRRTPDNLRDLLGRMEEVRALGRDLKTASTMLFIGRHVGFPVALEGALKLKELAYIHAEGFAAGELKHGPIALIDKGTPVVCVVPSPQGRGVMRDKVVSNIQEVRARGARTIVIAEEGDEDVRQFADHLIYVPHTPTLLAPLMTTVPLQILACEIASARGYDVDQPRNLAKSVTVE, encoded by the coding sequence ATGACGGATGAGCGAAAGTCGGTTAGGCTGCCCGTCATGTGTGGGATCGTGGGTTACGTAGGTAATCGTCCGGCATTGAGTATCGTCATCGACGGGCTCCGCCGCCTTGAATACCGCGGTTACGACTCCGCGGGCGTCGCCATCGTCGACGGCGGCCTGCTCAAGACCGAGAAGAAGGCGGGCAAACTCGCCAACCTGGAGAAGGCGCTGGCCGAGCGGTCCGGCGACGGCATCGAGGCCGGCGTCACGGGCATCGGCCACACCCGCTGGGCCACCCATGGCGGGCCGACCGACCGTAACGCCCACCCCCATGTCTCCGTCGACGGCCGGGTCGCCGTCATCCACAACGGCATCATCGAGAACTTCGCCCGTCTGCGCGTCGAGCTCGAAGCCACCGGCGTCGAGTTCCGCAGCGACACCGACACCGAGTGCGCGGCCCACCTGCTCGCCGCCGAGATGCGCAAGCTGCGCGAGTCCGGTGCGGAGGACGGCCCGGCCATGCTCGCCGAGGGCATGCGCCGCGTCGCCAACCGGCTCGAAGGCGCTTTCACCCTGCTCGCCGTCGATGTCGACGTACCCGACGCGGTCGTCGCCGCCCGGCGCAACTCGCCGCTCGTGGTCGGCCGTGGCAACGGGGAGAACTTCCTGGCCAGTGACGTCTCCGCGTTCATCGAGCACACCCGCGAGGCGATCGAGCTGGGCCAGGACCAGGTCGTCCTGATCACCCCGGCCGGTATCGAGATCACCGGCTTCGACGGCTCGCCGGCCATCGGCACCGAGTTCCACATCGACTGGGACGCCTCGGCCGCGGAGAAGGGCGGCTACGAGTACTTCATGCTCAAGGAGATCGCCGAGCAGCCGCAGGCGATCGCCGAGACCCTGATCGGCCGGCTCTCCGAGCGCGGCGAGATCATCCTGGACGAGGTCCGCCTCACCGACCAGGACCTGCGCGACGTGGACAAGGTGTTCATCGTCGCCTGCGGTACCGCCTACCACGCCGGCATGGTCGCCAAGTACGCCATCGAGCACTGGGTGCGCATCCCGTGCGAGGTGGAGCTGGCCAGCGAGTTCCGCTACCGCGACCCGATCCTGGACCGGTCCACTCTGGTCATCGCGATCAGCCAGTCCGGCGAGACCATGGACACCCTGATGGCGATCCGGCACGCCAAGGAGCAGAAGGCCCGGGTCCTGGCCATCTGCAACACCAACGGCTCCACCATCCCCCGTGAGTCGGACGCCGTCCTTTACACCCACGGCGGCCCGGAGATCGCGGTGGCGTCCACCAAGGCGTTCCTCACCATGCTGGTCGCCTGCTACCTGATCGGCCTGCACCTGGCCCAGATCCGCGGCGTCATGTACGCCGACGAGGTCGCCGCCGTGGTGTCGCGTCTGCGCCGGACCCCGGACAACCTGCGTGACCTGCTCGGCCGGATGGAGGAGGTGCGGGCCCTGGGCCGGGATCTCAAGACCGCCTCGACGATGCTCTTCATCGGCCGGCACGTCGGCTTCCCGGTGGCGCTGGAGGGCGCGCTCAAGCTCAAGGAGCTCGCCTACATCCACGCCGAGGGTTTCGCCGCGGGCGAGCTCAAGCACGGCCCGATCGCCCTGATCGACAAGGGCACCCCGGTGGTCTGCGTGGTGCCGTCCCCGCAGGGGCGCGGCGTGATGCGGGACAAGGTCGTCTCCAACATCCAGGAGGTACGGGCCCGGGGCGCCCGCACCATCGTGATCGCCGAGGAGGGCGACGAGGACGTCCGGCAGTTCGCCGATCACCTGATCTATGTGCCGCACACGCCGACGCTGCTCGCCCCGCTGATGACCACGGTGCCGTTGCAGATCCTCGCCTGTGAGATCGCCTCGGCCCGCGGTTACGACGTGGACCAGCCCCGCAACCTGGCCAAGTCGGTCACCGTCGAGTGA
- a CDS encoding alpha/beta fold hydrolase: MKRSRVVKGAGIFGAAVGVAAAGLATAFAVERALVRRSVNAPGDPFVDEPFGDQPFDRELTVTAADGTDLHVEIIEPAGAPGEPTIVFVHGFALDMGTFYFQRKALAERGSHRMVFYDQPGHGRSSKLKSGTYDLAALGRSLAAVLTEAVPEGRIILVGHSMGGMTIMAFAEQFPAWFGNRVTGVVLISTSAGLFDKAKLGITNVVARVSAPFFPLWDKAAQLGGGTIDRARVASSDLAWLLTRRYGFGEAKPSPSLVTFVESMNSKTSAETLTKYLQTLYTHNRIPALSALRGVPVLVVVGDRDYLTPVTHSEQIIENLPEAELLKIENSGHVVMLEKADQVNAALIPFLEKLT; the protein is encoded by the coding sequence GTGAAGCGGTCACGCGTCGTCAAGGGCGCGGGCATATTCGGGGCCGCGGTGGGTGTCGCCGCGGCCGGTCTGGCCACCGCGTTCGCGGTGGAGCGGGCGCTGGTCCGGCGCTCGGTCAACGCGCCGGGCGACCCGTTCGTCGACGAGCCGTTCGGTGACCAGCCGTTCGACCGGGAGCTGACGGTCACCGCCGCCGACGGCACCGACCTGCATGTGGAGATCATCGAGCCGGCCGGTGCGCCGGGTGAGCCGACGATCGTCTTCGTGCACGGGTTCGCGCTGGACATGGGCACCTTCTACTTCCAGCGCAAGGCGCTGGCCGAGCGGGGCTCACACCGGATGGTCTTCTACGACCAGCCCGGTCACGGCCGGTCCAGCAAGCTCAAATCCGGGACGTATGACCTGGCGGCGCTCGGCCGGTCGCTGGCCGCGGTGCTGACCGAGGCCGTGCCGGAGGGCCGGATCATCCTGGTCGGACACTCGATGGGCGGCATGACGATCATGGCGTTCGCCGAGCAGTTCCCGGCCTGGTTCGGTAACCGGGTGACCGGCGTGGTGCTGATCTCGACCTCGGCCGGTCTCTTCGACAAGGCGAAACTCGGTATCACCAACGTGGTGGCCCGGGTGAGCGCCCCGTTCTTCCCGCTGTGGGACAAGGCGGCCCAACTCGGCGGCGGCACCATCGACCGGGCCCGGGTGGCCTCCTCCGACCTGGCCTGGCTGCTGACCAGGCGCTATGGGTTCGGTGAGGCCAAGCCCAGCCCGTCGCTCGTCACGTTCGTGGAGAGCATGAATTCGAAGACGTCCGCGGAGACCCTGACCAAGTATCTGCAGACGCTCTACACCCACAACCGCATCCCGGCGCTGTCCGCACTGCGCGGCGTCCCGGTGTTGGTGGTCGTCGGCGACCGTGACTACCTCACCCCGGTGACCCACTCCGAGCAGATCATCGAGAATCTGCCCGAGGCCGAGCTGTTGAAGATCGAGAACAGCGGGCACGTGGTGATGCTGGAGAAAGCCGATCAGGTAAACGCGGCGCTCATCCCCTTCCTGGAGAAACTGACGTGA
- a CDS encoding alpha/beta hydrolase gives MNTVDSPAVTYARLRATDPGRWLATALSWRRWAALAGALCTEFGTLLSRLPASWSGAAAEAALARLGGLRRRAAFFRVVCWRADQALCEFAAALGRARALLDRASAAARGSGLEIDDHGTVHGHPGSEEAVRAVTGALSRALAVAAEADRTATTRLTALAEIPPHPAPATFPPCTATAGEVRSWWERFSPAERTWLLVTSPAAFAGADGIPVADRDIANRLLLDDARVELDRMRAAGTDRDRVRDLRDGLDRLTARLEEEGAPRAYLIGLGLDGEGRAVVALGDPDRSAHVLTHVPGMTSDLKSLGGELTRAERVAVRAGELGPAESASAVLWLDYDAPDFVHEAASDRPARDGAAELIRFQEALRATHESGPAHQTVLGHSYGSLVVGAAAAAGGLSADTVVFVGSPGIGVDSASELRFPADRVWSTTSFTDPIQFAVAPKDLLPDGQRHLWFGRDPSEPGFGARVFPSQFDAGHLGYWDRGGPALDALARLTLGGTP, from the coding sequence ATGAACACCGTCGACTCGCCCGCCGTCACCTACGCCCGGCTCCGGGCCACCGATCCGGGCCGCTGGCTGGCCACCGCGCTCTCCTGGCGCCGATGGGCGGCCCTGGCCGGGGCGTTGTGCACCGAGTTCGGCACGCTGCTGAGCCGGTTACCCGCGTCCTGGTCCGGCGCCGCGGCCGAGGCCGCCCTGGCCCGGCTCGGCGGGCTGCGCCGCCGCGCGGCGTTCTTCCGGGTGGTCTGCTGGCGGGCCGACCAGGCACTCTGCGAGTTCGCCGCGGCCCTCGGCCGGGCCCGCGCCCTTCTCGACCGGGCAAGCGCGGCGGCGCGAGGTTCAGGCTTGGAAATCGACGATCACGGTACGGTCCACGGCCACCCCGGCTCGGAAGAGGCGGTCAGAGCCGTCACCGGTGCTCTGTCCCGCGCCCTGGCCGTCGCCGCCGAGGCCGACCGCACCGCCACCACCAGGCTCACCGCCCTGGCCGAGATCCCACCGCACCCGGCCCCGGCCACGTTCCCGCCGTGCACCGCGACCGCCGGCGAGGTCCGCAGCTGGTGGGAGCGGTTCTCCCCGGCCGAGCGCACGTGGCTGCTGGTCACCTCCCCGGCCGCGTTCGCCGGGGCCGACGGCATCCCGGTCGCCGACCGCGACATCGCGAACCGGCTCCTGCTCGACGACGCCCGGGTCGAACTGGACCGGATGCGGGCCGCCGGCACCGATCGCGACCGGGTCCGTGACCTGCGCGACGGGCTGGACCGGCTGACCGCACGCCTGGAGGAGGAGGGCGCGCCCCGGGCGTACCTGATCGGTCTCGGTCTTGATGGTGAGGGCCGTGCCGTGGTCGCCCTCGGCGACCCGGACCGCTCCGCGCACGTCCTCACCCATGTTCCCGGCATGACCTCGGATCTGAAGTCGCTGGGCGGCGAGCTGACCCGGGCCGAGCGGGTCGCGGTGCGCGCCGGTGAGCTGGGCCCGGCCGAGTCGGCGAGCGCGGTGCTGTGGCTCGACTACGACGCCCCGGATTTCGTGCACGAGGCCGCCTCGGACCGTCCGGCGCGGGACGGCGCCGCGGAACTGATCCGGTTCCAGGAGGCGCTGCGGGCCACCCATGAGAGCGGGCCCGCGCATCAGACGGTGCTGGGGCACAGCTACGGCTCGCTGGTGGTGGGTGCGGCGGCGGCCGCCGGTGGGCTGTCCGCCGACACCGTGGTCTTCGTCGGCTCACCCGGCATCGGCGTGGACTCGGCGTCCGAGCTGCGGTTCCCCGCCGACCGGGTGTGGTCGACGACGTCGTTCACCGACCCGATCCAGTTCGCGGTCGCCCCCAAGGACCTCCTACCGGACGGGCAGAGGCATCTGTGGTTCGGCCGCGACCCGAGCGAGCCGGGCTTCGGTGCCCGCGTCTTCCCCAGCCAGTTCGACGCGGGCCACCTGGGCTACTGGGACCGGGGCGGGCCGGCTCTCGACGCCCTCGCCCGACTCACCCTGGGCGGGACGCCGTGA